A DNA window from Mus pahari chromosome 13, PAHARI_EIJ_v1.1, whole genome shotgun sequence contains the following coding sequences:
- the LOC110330697 gene encoding uncharacterized protein LOC110330697 has translation MESDTEIPEFSSSLATKTPDWKKPAIHSTPQEMAMGWSPRPPGRNFQSPWSLISKDSPQLSGFSSTATFRKRLSTVEDLESSSEQEGPHSDHLAAEEEPCMSASLNQEQHQKKTEALLATSWPKNSGMPGISDTASRKRRDPKKRAAAMQRLRQWEAQMLQEIEEAVHHELTIQEEGILSTELPDQAQGPLSISTVRIDSQDPAAMA, from the exons ATGGAGTCAGACACAGAG attcctgagttcagctCCTCTCTAGCAACAAAGACGCCAGACTGGAAGAAACCTGCCATTCACAGCACTCCACAGGAGATGGCTATGGGCTGGAGCCCAAGGCCCCCCGGAAGAAACTTCCAAAGCCCCTGGTCCTTGATATCTAAAGACTCTCCCCAGCTGTCAGGGTTCAGCTCCACAGCCACCTTCAGAAAAAGGCTTTCAACTGTTGAGGACTTAGAGAGTTCCAGCGAGCAGGAGGGGCCCCATTCAGACCACTTAGCTGCAGAGGAAGAACCCTGCATGTCAGCCTCCTTGAACCAGGAGCAGCATCAGAAGAAGACAGAGGCCCTGCTGGCAACGAGCTGGCCAAAGAACTCAGGGATGCCTGGAATCTCAGACACTGCCAGTCGAAAGAGACGAGACCCAAAGAAGCGGGCAGCTGCG ATGCAACGCTTGCGGCAATGGGAGGCCCAGATGCTTCAGGAAATTGAGGAGGCAGTTCATCATGAACTTACCATTCAAGAGGAGGGGATCCTTAGCACTGAGCTCCCTGACCAAGCCCAGGGGCCACTTAGCATCAGTACAGTCAGAATAGATTCCCAGGACCCTGCTGCCATGGCATGA